The Methanothrix soehngenii GP6 genome has a window encoding:
- a CDS encoding transposase, whose protein sequence is MTNAPKSRELRGKEIAENGNVKKVNDHSFKVKSQSGKGAYEVKSTQTGMTCTCPDFVYRGGKCKHIAATRYYLEIENDTPEGVVTEKVHLTYAQAWNAYNEAQKAEVNLFDDLLKDLVKAIPEPEQTNGRPRLSLQETMFCAIQKVYSQLSSRRAHSLFQNATERGQISRAPYFNAPSAFFNQPETTQILHKLVTLSALPVAGIEEDFSVDSTGFRTTTFSAYNGVKHGQKKEHQWVKAHLCAGVKTNVVAAVAITDAYSNDSPQFGPLIKKTSNGFTINEVTADLAYSSRANLEEVKNVGGMAFIPYRKNATGKSRGSALWSKMFHYFQLNRDEFMEHYHKRSNIEATNAAIKRKFGETLKSKNPVAQVNELLAKIIAYNLTVVIHEMYENGIQPEFLHVK, encoded by the coding sequence ATGACAAATGCCCCCAAATCCCGCGAACTCCGAGGCAAAGAAATAGCAGAGAACGGCAACGTCAAAAAGGTCAACGACCACTCTTTCAAAGTGAAATCTCAATCAGGCAAAGGTGCCTATGAAGTCAAATCTACACAAACAGGCATGACTTGCACCTGCCCAGATTTCGTTTATCGCGGCGGAAAGTGTAAACACATAGCAGCAACGCGATATTACTTAGAAATCGAGAATGACACGCCAGAAGGCGTAGTTACTGAGAAAGTCCATCTGACCTACGCGCAGGCTTGGAACGCATACAACGAGGCTCAGAAGGCAGAGGTTAATCTGTTTGATGATCTGCTTAAGGACTTGGTTAAGGCAATTCCAGAGCCAGAGCAAACCAACGGCAGGCCGCGCTTATCTCTTCAAGAAACCATGTTCTGCGCGATCCAGAAGGTCTACTCTCAGCTATCCAGCCGCCGCGCTCATAGCCTCTTCCAGAACGCGACCGAAAGAGGGCAAATAAGCCGTGCACCTTACTTCAACGCACCATCTGCCTTTTTCAACCAACCAGAGACGACCCAAATCTTGCATAAGCTTGTCACTCTATCGGCGTTGCCTGTAGCTGGAATCGAGGAAGATTTCTCAGTAGATTCAACTGGATTTCGCACAACCACATTCAGTGCCTATAATGGTGTTAAGCATGGCCAAAAGAAAGAGCATCAATGGGTCAAGGCTCATCTTTGCGCTGGCGTGAAAACCAACGTAGTTGCCGCTGTAGCGATTACTGATGCCTATAGCAATGACTCTCCTCAATTCGGGCCTTTGATCAAAAAGACCTCCAATGGATTCACTATCAATGAGGTTACAGCAGATTTGGCATATTCTTCGCGTGCTAATCTGGAAGAAGTCAAGAACGTTGGCGGTATGGCCTTCATCCCATACAGGAAAAACGCTACTGGTAAATCCAGAGGTTCTGCCCTTTGGAGCAAGATGTTTCACTATTTCCAGCTTAACCGTGATGAGTTCATGGAGCACTACCATAAGAGAAGTAATATTGAGGCTACCAATGCCGCCATTAAACGCAAGTTTGGTGAAACTCTGAAATCCAAGAATCCTGTAGCCCAAGTAAACGAGCTACTGGCTAAAATTATTGCGTACAACCTGACGGTAGTAATCCATGAGATGTACGAAAATGGGATACAACCAGAATTCTTGCACGTAAAGTAG
- a CDS encoding sulfurtransferase, with translation MRLQSDLSVPLAAEGERPATAGGTVAISGAIAVLLFILSTSFILLAGSASAGTETGEFCPTCPDWTNLDGWLEKKAAYEEDMKNVQQNGLQNEMNNNELKIKTAEAEIGLNGSRNSSSSTHMGNSSNNSASNGMSNSTASALSRSSELVGAIASPDSIFSDEVVLDISPSAAAYIEGAVNLNYDRFFSEGGEIVPASEMARLLGDAGISSNDSLLIAGECLPCGGGPSPAFFTYWALKYLGHEKVRVLEGTIEDWKAGGLNISNTSAIRSKAEYIPHIRPELLATYEYVVTGGAQIVDARPANAYELGSIPGAINIPYENVLVNDSMMPKEMLKERFLDLDKNRSVVVYTNIGVEAALLWFALNESGYDARLYTWRDWLENQPKFPYELAEVSAQPNPVRSGEATTITASFHERTERTDSSQYSSSSANSSANQEPKLTVKGCATCGFGSPQGFANLDRKDGYVQIGSNRKAGQSSASSTNASDQSSSDGILRCTAVIYAPDGGEETRTSLLQTSGGRYMGIWNANVAPGLYKVSIVASLDGNAEAFTDVLQVEVTRKG, from the coding sequence ATGAGACTGCAATCTGATCTTTCCGTCCCTCTTGCGGCTGAGGGAGAAAGGCCGGCAACTGCCGGCGGGACAGTGGCCATTTCTGGAGCGATTGCGGTTCTGCTGTTCATACTGTCCACCTCTTTTATTCTATTGGCAGGATCGGCCAGCGCAGGCACAGAGACTGGGGAGTTCTGCCCCACCTGCCCTGATTGGACCAATCTGGACGGCTGGCTGGAAAAGAAGGCTGCCTATGAAGAGGATATGAAAAATGTTCAGCAGAATGGCCTGCAGAATGAAATGAACAATAATGAGTTGAAGATAAAGACTGCTGAAGCAGAGATTGGGCTGAATGGGAGTCGGAATTCATCCTCTTCCACCCATATGGGCAATAGCAGCAACAATAGCGCCAGCAACGGCATGAGCAACAGCACAGCATCCGCTCTGAGCAGAAGCAGCGAGCTGGTCGGGGCGATAGCATCCCCGGATTCGATCTTTTCGGATGAGGTTGTATTGGACATCAGCCCCAGTGCGGCCGCATACATCGAGGGCGCTGTCAATCTCAATTACGATCGCTTCTTCTCCGAAGGCGGGGAGATAGTGCCGGCATCGGAGATGGCGCGGCTGCTGGGAGATGCGGGCATCAGCAGCAACGATTCCCTGCTGATCGCCGGGGAGTGCCTGCCCTGTGGCGGAGGACCGTCGCCGGCGTTCTTCACCTACTGGGCCCTAAAATACCTGGGACATGAGAAGGTAAGGGTGCTGGAGGGCACGATCGAGGACTGGAAGGCTGGGGGATTGAACATCAGCAACACTTCTGCCATCAGGTCCAAGGCCGAGTATATCCCCCATATAAGGCCAGAGCTTCTTGCCACCTATGAATATGTAGTCACTGGCGGGGCGCAGATAGTTGACGCCAGGCCGGCAAATGCTTATGAGCTGGGCTCAATTCCCGGGGCGATCAACATACCCTATGAGAATGTGCTGGTCAATGATAGCATGATGCCCAAAGAGATGCTGAAAGAGCGTTTCCTGGATCTTGACAAGAACCGATCGGTTGTGGTTTACACCAATATCGGGGTTGAGGCCGCTTTGCTCTGGTTCGCTCTGAACGAGTCCGGCTACGATGCCCGGCTCTACACCTGGAGGGACTGGCTGGAAAACCAGCCCAAGTTCCCCTATGAGCTGGCGGAGGTCTCTGCCCAGCCCAATCCGGTCAGATCAGGAGAGGCGACGACCATAACAGCATCCTTCCATGAGAGGACGGAGAGGACAGACTCATCACAGTACAGCTCTTCCTCAGCCAATTCCTCCGCCAACCAGGAACCGAAGCTGACGGTTAAGGGATGCGCTACCTGCGGATTTGGCTCTCCCCAGGGCTTTGCCAACCTGGATCGCAAGGATGGATATGTGCAGATCGGCTCGAACAGAAAGGCGGGCCAGAGCTCTGCCTCTTCCACAAATGCATCCGACCAGTCCTCCTCCGATGGCATTTTGAGGTGCACTGCAGTGATATATGCACCGGATGGCGGTGAAGAGACAAGGACCAGCCTGCTGCAGACATCTGGGGGCAGGTACATGGGCATCTGGAATGCCAATGTCGCTCCCGGGTTGTATAAGGTGAGCATAGTCGCATCCCTGGATGGGAATGCAGAGGCATTTACTGATGTGCTGCAGGTGGAGGTGACAAGGAAGGGATGA
- a CDS encoding formate--phosphoribosylaminoimidazolecarboxamide ligase, with product MISKEEISEILKGYDKKNITIATICSHSSLQIFHGARREGFKTLGICIGQPPRFYDAFPLAKPDKFICVESYKALLDYADDLVADSAIVIPHGSLVEYLGIERFESLAVPTFGNRRVLAWESDREMEREWMLKAGVNVPMRFEKADDIDRPVIVKYHGAKGGRGFFIAKTKEELQSKMSSQEKYTIQEFILGTRYYIHFFYSPIKPDGYRLSKGSLEMLGIDRRVESNADEIFRIGSMKELADAGIYPSFVVTGNLPLVLRESLLPRAFELGERVVETSLDLFGGMIGAFSLETIVTDELEFKVFEISARIVAGTNLYINGSPYSDFVEPGLSNGRRIAQEIKRANELDLLEEIVT from the coding sequence ATGATTTCAAAAGAGGAGATTTCGGAGATTCTGAAGGGATACGATAAGAAAAATATCACTATTGCCACCATCTGCTCGCACAGCAGCCTGCAAATCTTTCATGGCGCCCGTCGGGAGGGATTCAAGACCCTGGGCATCTGCATCGGCCAGCCGCCTAGGTTCTATGATGCATTTCCACTAGCTAAGCCAGATAAATTCATCTGCGTTGAGAGTTATAAGGCTCTGCTGGATTATGCCGACGATCTAGTGGCAGATAGCGCCATTGTAATTCCCCATGGGTCACTGGTCGAGTATTTGGGAATCGAACGGTTCGAGTCCCTGGCTGTTCCCACCTTCGGCAACCGTCGCGTTCTGGCCTGGGAGAGCGACAGAGAGATGGAGAGGGAGTGGATGCTGAAGGCCGGAGTCAACGTACCCATGAGGTTTGAGAAAGCAGATGACATCGACCGTCCGGTCATTGTAAAGTATCACGGCGCCAAAGGCGGTCGGGGCTTTTTCATTGCCAAGACCAAAGAGGAGCTCCAGAGCAAGATGAGCAGCCAGGAAAAGTACACCATCCAGGAGTTCATCCTGGGCACCAGGTACTACATCCATTTCTTCTACTCGCCCATAAAGCCGGACGGATACAGGCTGAGCAAGGGATCGCTGGAGATGCTGGGCATAGACCGGCGAGTGGAGTCGAATGCCGATGAGATATTCCGCATCGGCAGTATGAAGGAGCTGGCGGATGCGGGCATTTATCCCAGCTTCGTGGTAACCGGAAACCTTCCCCTGGTGCTTCGCGAGTCTCTCCTGCCTAGGGCCTTTGAGCTGGGGGAAAGGGTTGTAGAAACCAGCCTGGATCTATTCGGAGGGATGATCGGCGCTTTCAGCCTGGAGACCATTGTCACCGACGAGCTGGAGTTCAAGGTCTTTGAGATATCTGCCAGAATCGTCGCCGGAACCAACCTCTATATCAATGGCTCGCCTTACTCCGATTTCGTTGAGCCGGGACTATCAAACGGCAGGCGCATCGCCCAGGAGATAAAGCGAGCCAATGAGCTCGATCTGCTGGAAGAGATTGTCACATAA
- a CDS encoding sulfurtransferase encodes MSKLRPILITMGVLCGTLLAALVLIESASAGAECASLGGGCDDSNGGWDPMAKLDEIGNVTATQQSAGTNWAKKSREIRWGMNSSQGAEDEKGEENESAVAPDSVPQAEAEEAKDVQIAAPLKLKELQINMTRSLKAREMLLSLDGVDDADILLDVSENSSLHIEGSIYIPYMEFFLQPGILKPADEVASILGEAGISREDSVVIYGECLPCGGGPSVATYVYWMMKSLGHEKAKVLDGTAEDWATAGGATSGSAEVLPRKEYIPLVNSNYTATFDLVKSGQVQIIDARTPPEFAMGTIPGSISMPYESVLADKKITGEDRLDMVFMVLNKNQPVVVFTNTGMKGSVVWFALEMMGYDARLYSYQDWMANQQPDLREVDGSGGLNETAI; translated from the coding sequence ATGAGTAAACTGAGACCAATTTTGATTACGATGGGCGTTCTCTGCGGGACGCTTTTGGCGGCCCTGGTCCTCATAGAGAGCGCATCTGCCGGTGCGGAATGCGCATCTTTAGGAGGGGGGTGCGACGACTCCAACGGCGGCTGGGATCCTATGGCCAAGCTGGATGAGATAGGCAATGTAACCGCTACCCAGCAGTCAGCTGGAACCAACTGGGCCAAGAAGTCCAGGGAGATCCGCTGGGGGATGAACTCCTCCCAGGGCGCAGAGGATGAAAAAGGTGAGGAAAACGAGAGTGCAGTGGCGCCCGATAGCGTCCCGCAGGCAGAGGCAGAAGAGGCCAAGGATGTTCAGATTGCCGCCCCGCTAAAGCTGAAGGAATTGCAGATCAACATGACCCGCAGCCTTAAGGCAAGAGAGATGCTCTTGTCGCTGGATGGGGTCGATGATGCAGATATCCTGCTGGATGTGAGCGAGAACTCGAGCCTCCATATCGAAGGTTCAATTTACATTCCCTATATGGAGTTCTTCCTTCAGCCGGGGATTCTGAAGCCGGCAGATGAGGTCGCCAGCATCTTGGGCGAGGCTGGAATCTCCAGAGAGGATTCGGTTGTCATCTATGGGGAATGCCTGCCCTGCGGCGGAGGACCATCGGTGGCCACCTACGTCTACTGGATGATGAAGAGCCTGGGCCATGAGAAAGCAAAAGTCCTGGACGGGACGGCTGAGGACTGGGCGACAGCGGGAGGGGCTACCTCAGGGAGTGCTGAAGTGCTTCCTCGGAAGGAGTATATCCCTCTGGTGAATTCAAACTACACCGCCACCTTCGATCTGGTCAAGAGCGGCCAGGTGCAGATCATCGATGCCCGCACGCCGCCCGAGTTTGCCATGGGAACCATACCCGGATCGATCAGCATGCCCTATGAGAGCGTTCTTGCCGATAAGAAGATCACCGGCGAGGACCGGCTGGATATGGTCTTCATGGTGCTGAACAAAAACCAGCCAGTGGTCGTCTTCACCAATACCGGGATGAAGGGCTCTGTGGTCTGGTTCGCCCTGGAGATGATGGGCTACGATGCCCGGCTCTACAGCTACCAGGACTGGATGGCAAATCAACAGCCAGATCTCCGAGAGGTGGATGGGTCCGGGGGGTTAAATGAGACTGCAATCTGA
- a CDS encoding EamA family transporter — MDWLILAFLGTVFFSIAGVLDKLLLENYTYDSKAYIVCQALVQLIFIIPVMLFVGVKFTYPESLFALLLGCLQIFPTFFYMKALQIEEASKVSAMEYAYPVFVLIGSIFLFGEILSPKCYAGGLLLIIGTLFLSYKRDRGISRVSVGIYPKIKGSIKGLSPSIRPFMSFWILTAAYYLSLKYLLFSIDEWSLYIWSSLGTLIVAMPLMAVRSIREEVFGFFGRGSFAIGALISEEAFQFLGLIFSIFAYAIGSVTLVSSVGALQPILTVMLIMILGALAPRLAKELNERTDRSSLMQKGAAFMMVIVGVYFVS; from the coding sequence ATGGATTGGCTCATATTAGCATTCCTGGGGACGGTATTTTTTTCCATCGCAGGAGTGCTCGACAAGCTTCTGTTGGAAAATTATACGTATGATTCTAAGGCCTATATAGTCTGCCAGGCATTGGTCCAGCTTATATTCATCATCCCGGTTATGCTATTTGTAGGAGTCAAATTCACATACCCTGAATCCCTTTTCGCTCTGTTACTTGGTTGCTTGCAGATATTTCCCACTTTCTTTTACATGAAAGCTCTGCAGATCGAAGAGGCTTCAAAGGTCTCCGCGATGGAATATGCATACCCTGTATTCGTATTAATTGGCTCCATCTTCCTTTTCGGCGAGATCTTAAGCCCAAAATGCTATGCAGGCGGGCTATTGCTCATAATCGGCACCCTTTTTTTATCCTATAAAAGGGACCGAGGAATCAGCAGGGTTTCAGTTGGCATCTATCCAAAGATTAAAGGCAGCATCAAGGGCTTATCCCCATCGATCAGGCCATTCATGTCATTTTGGATCCTTACCGCTGCGTATTATCTCTCCCTAAAATATCTCCTGTTCTCGATCGATGAGTGGAGCCTTTACATCTGGTCATCGCTTGGCACCTTGATAGTGGCAATGCCTCTCATGGCCGTGCGCTCCATTCGCGAAGAGGTTTTTGGCTTCTTTGGCCGGGGAAGCTTTGCCATAGGAGCATTGATCTCAGAGGAGGCCTTCCAGTTTCTCGGGCTGATCTTCTCCATCTTCGCCTATGCTATTGGATCAGTCACCCTGGTATCCAGCGTAGGAGCCCTCCAGCCCATCCTGACGGTGATGCTGATCATGATCCTCGGTGCCCTAGCGCCAAGGCTGGCCAAAGAGCTGAATGAGAGGACAGACAGATCGTCGCTGATGCAAAAGGGCGCCGCTTTCATGATGGTAATAGTGGGAGTATATTTCGTGAGCTGA
- a CDS encoding glycosyltransferase: protein MLTSIIIPTKDEPTIQELVDNINATIKENHEILIVDKSRTAPKVKGAEVMIQRSDGLGNAFVEGLSRSKGNIIALMDGDGSHRPEDLQKMLKLIENHDIVLGSKLIEGGECSDTLGRKLVTLAFAQLTRLILGVDLRDPMTGFMVAKKNVFDNLELKPKGFKIVIEIVYKSKAKVLEAPISFYKRKTGSSKVGFNTNGLREMARIFELLLELKLGRIRGEW, encoded by the coding sequence ATGTTGACCTCGATTATAATTCCCACAAAGGATGAACCAACCATTCAAGAGCTTGTAGATAATATCAATGCAACAATTAAGGAAAACCACGAAATACTGATAGTAGACAAGAGCCGCACCGCGCCAAAGGTTAAAGGGGCGGAGGTTATGATACAGAGATCGGATGGTTTGGGCAACGCTTTTGTTGAAGGCTTGTCCAGATCCAAAGGAAATATAATCGCTCTCATGGATGGCGACGGCTCTCATCGGCCAGAAGATCTCCAGAAAATGCTCAAGCTGATAGAGAATCATGATATCGTCCTCGGATCGAAGCTCATTGAGGGTGGAGAGTGCAGTGACACTTTAGGAAGGAAATTAGTAACCCTCGCCTTTGCTCAATTGACCAGATTGATCCTGGGCGTAGATCTAAGGGATCCCATGACAGGTTTTATGGTGGCAAAGAAGAATGTATTCGATAATCTGGAGCTTAAACCCAAGGGATTCAAGATAGTCATTGAGATTGTATATAAATCGAAGGCGAAGGTGTTGGAAGCCCCCATATCCTTCTATAAGAGGAAAACGGGCTCTTCAAAGGTAGGGTTCAATACGAACGGCCTCCGGGAGATGGCCAGGATCTTTGAGCTTCTGCTCGAGCTCAAGCTGGGACGAATAAGAGGGGAATGGTAA
- a CDS encoding phosphoheptose isomerase family protein → MSGLIETFRESTNLQCSFLEKLLDLDMPSVAAFSESMVDFLKPIPENKFVYGLAAGRSALALYSFMQLIQNHFENVFPFTLEDPVQRHYRKGMNLGIAISGSGETQSVNKYISDFITRGGDIKLITANKEGTAYKMVSEYEKGDVLVIEARTKHATDKDMRSRLSPLGTEFELEVLAFLNALFADIQCRLKGICDPNCPEYRSIIMDLMENASLISRMDPEHLENWLIRLLPRSGRYIIGGVGRSGLVARAFEMRFTHLNKISYWERDFNTPSFQIGDVYIPITGTGNTYEALEGTTLALKKGADVMPITANPSSRQVSILSKCKRSKDIAVVPVKEEYRSLFSGDTSSTTWLMSDYTKFRYPIFEINASIFTNSVVAVGAEFLGIAEAGMRRMHV, encoded by the coding sequence ATGTCAGGCCTGATAGAAACCTTCCGCGAATCCACAAACTTACAGTGCAGCTTCCTGGAGAAGCTGCTGGATCTGGATATGCCAAGCGTAGCTGCATTCTCCGAGTCCATGGTGGACTTTCTCAAGCCCATCCCGGAGAACAAGTTCGTCTACGGCCTTGCGGCGGGACGATCCGCTCTTGCCCTCTACAGCTTCATGCAGCTCATCCAGAACCATTTTGAGAACGTTTTTCCTTTTACCCTGGAGGACCCAGTTCAGAGGCACTACCGCAAGGGAATGAACCTCGGCATTGCCATATCAGGCTCTGGAGAGACGCAGTCAGTAAATAAATATATAAGCGACTTTATCACTCGCGGCGGGGACATCAAGCTCATTACTGCCAATAAAGAGGGAACCGCTTACAAGATGGTGAGCGAGTATGAGAAAGGGGACGTTCTGGTAATCGAAGCCAGGACGAAGCATGCCACGGACAAGGATATGCGTTCCAGGCTCTCTCCTCTTGGCACGGAGTTCGAGCTGGAGGTCCTGGCTTTTTTGAATGCCCTTTTCGCGGATATTCAGTGCCGGCTCAAGGGGATCTGCGATCCTAACTGTCCGGAGTATCGATCCATAATCATGGACCTGATGGAGAATGCCAGCCTCATCTCCCGCATGGATCCTGAGCACCTGGAGAACTGGTTGATCAGGCTCCTTCCCCGCAGCGGAAGATACATAATTGGAGGAGTGGGCAGATCCGGTCTGGTGGCAAGGGCCTTTGAGATGAGGTTCACCCATCTGAACAAGATCAGCTATTGGGAGAGGGATTTCAATACTCCGAGCTTTCAGATAGGCGATGTATACATACCGATAACCGGAACAGGCAACACCTATGAAGCCCTGGAAGGGACGACATTGGCCCTGAAGAAGGGTGCTGATGTGATGCCCATAACTGCCAATCCTTCATCCAGGCAGGTCTCCATCCTGAGCAAGTGCAAAAGGAGCAAGGACATAGCAGTAGTGCCGGTAAAAGAGGAGTACCGCAGTCTCTTCAGCGGTGACACGTCCTCGACCACCTGGCTGATGTCCGATTACACCAAATTCAGGTATCCCATCTTTGAGATCAACGCCTCCATATTCACCAACAGCGTGGTGGCCGTGGGCGCGGAGTTTCTGGGCATAGCAGAGGCCGGCATGAGGCGAATGCACGTCTGA
- a CDS encoding metallophosphoesterase: MSRIIALSDTHLMEDDRLPEAVVALASKADIILHAGDFISVQAHSALKDLGRLVAVRGNSDSPQLKRLLPKREVIEVEGVKIGLVHMASHGSDLVGAEMMAREMNCEVLVFGHIHRPLIEKGRRLLICPGSTSQPRMSAPSVAELMVIDGTVQGRIIPLGSPACNYLKYAERLGREESEEK, encoded by the coding sequence ATGTCCAGGATAATAGCTCTCTCAGATACCCATCTGATGGAGGATGACAGGCTACCAGAAGCGGTGGTCGCATTAGCAAGCAAAGCGGACATCATCCTTCATGCCGGCGATTTTATCTCAGTCCAGGCCCATTCCGCCCTTAAGGATCTGGGAAGGCTGGTTGCGGTGAGGGGAAACTCCGACTCGCCCCAACTCAAAAGGCTCCTGCCGAAAAGAGAGGTGATAGAAGTGGAAGGAGTGAAGATAGGCCTCGTGCACATGGCTTCACATGGTTCCGATCTGGTGGGGGCGGAGATGATGGCCAGGGAGATGAACTGTGAGGTTCTGGTATTCGGACATATTCACCGTCCACTCATAGAGAAGGGCAGAAGGCTTCTCATCTGTCCCGGGAGCACCTCCCAGCCCAGGATGTCCGCTCCCTCGGTGGCGGAGCTGATGGTTATTGATGGCACTGTGCAGGGAAGGATCATCCCCCTCGGAAGCCCGGCCTGCAACTATCTGAAGTATGCTGAAAGGCTTGGAAGAGAAGAATCTGAAGAGAAATGA
- a CDS encoding SDH family Clp fold serine proteinase, with translation MGECGDLKLESKEVDEQIKELDVKITELVQKIEAKRERRCFILWANITQPFVDKVYDELRTKYTNIDGKLDVIIDSAGGDINAAYNIASLFQKYGNSELTFFIPRWAKSAATLIACSGETILMTPVGELGPLDPQITQINPAEERIEKFSPVHISTTFEMIRNEFASGNKDFAEGLLKRLQFPLTLGSFAKAIEISEQYLTKVLKERMGKTGKLVQEPSKIARCLSREYTDHGFCINLNEARSIGLNADELDGELLDLVWDIYTNYKLREKLKRDKRSESLGKLISSLPPEVLDKLRKTAELPESTGVINDED, from the coding sequence TTGGGTGAATGCGGAGATCTGAAACTAGAATCTAAAGAGGTCGATGAGCAGATTAAAGAGTTAGATGTGAAAATAACAGAACTAGTCCAGAAAATTGAGGCGAAAAGAGAACGTCGCTGCTTCATATTATGGGCAAATATAACGCAGCCGTTTGTTGACAAAGTATATGATGAACTTAGAACAAAATATACAAATATAGATGGCAAATTGGATGTAATTATTGATTCAGCTGGTGGAGATATAAATGCGGCGTACAATATTGCAAGCTTATTTCAAAAATATGGTAACAGCGAACTGACGTTCTTTATCCCACGATGGGCAAAAAGCGCGGCTACACTGATTGCTTGTTCTGGAGAGACAATTTTGATGACACCGGTGGGTGAACTTGGACCACTTGACCCCCAAATAACTCAAATCAATCCCGCAGAAGAACGCATTGAGAAATTCTCTCCGGTGCATATAAGCACTACTTTTGAAATGATTCGCAATGAGTTTGCCAGTGGAAATAAGGATTTTGCAGAAGGACTATTGAAGCGGTTACAATTTCCTTTGACGCTAGGGAGTTTCGCCAAGGCTATAGAGATTAGTGAGCAATATCTTACGAAAGTATTAAAAGAACGTATGGGAAAAACAGGAAAATTGGTTCAAGAACCCTCAAAAATAGCAAGATGCCTTTCAAGAGAATATACTGATCATGGATTTTGTATAAATCTGAATGAAGCCAGAAGTATAGGTTTAAATGCAGATGAACTAGATGGAGAACTTTTAGACCTTGTGTGGGATATATATACAAATTATAAACTAAGAGAAAAATTGAAACGGGATAAACGAAGTGAATCTTTAGGGAAATTAATAAGTAGCTTGCCACCCGAAGTATTAGATAAATTAAGGAAAACCGCTGAATTACCTGAAAGTACTGGTGTTATTAATGATGAAGATTGA
- a CDS encoding ribbon-helix-helix domain-containing protein, whose product MAEYMQSKRVAVTLPDDAREFLEQEAKETGVPLSNLMSYIAVKYVREEKRRRLSTATDFKD is encoded by the coding sequence ATGGCTGAATATATGCAATCCAAACGCGTGGCCGTGACATTGCCGGATGACGCTAGAGAGTTCTTAGAGCAAGAAGCAAAGGAAACAGGAGTTCCTTTGAGCAACTTGATGAGCTACATAGCAGTTAAATATGTAAGAGAGGAGAAAAGGAGACGATTGTCAACAGCCACGGATTTTAAAGATTAA
- a CDS encoding GtrA family protein — MVMHIALHNLLAQCSESIQGISLQSKPVDHSWNQALRILPSSILDNLIARGRWRFVFKFAFVGATGAVINLTLLWLLTAYVHIYYIISALIAIEISIIWNFFLNTRATFNYSFPEGTAIVRAMARYHAVSFGGILINLSALLAFTEVAGIHYVASEFLAILIAFTFNYLGSINYVWREAG; from the coding sequence ATGGTAATGCATATCGCCCTACATAATCTGCTGGCTCAATGCTCGGAATCAATCCAAGGGATAAGCCTGCAAAGCAAGCCCGTAGATCATTCCTGGAATCAGGCATTAAGAATCCTTCCTTCAAGTATTCTTGACAATTTGATTGCAAGAGGGCGATGGAGATTTGTTTTTAAGTTTGCATTCGTTGGGGCTACAGGGGCGGTAATTAATCTGACCTTGCTCTGGCTTCTAACCGCCTATGTTCATATATATTATATCATATCTGCATTGATAGCGATAGAGATAAGCATAATATGGAACTTTTTCTTGAATACCAGGGCGACGTTCAATTACAGTTTCCCAGAGGGGACGGCAATTGTTCGTGCAATGGCCAGGTATCATGCTGTCTCATTTGGAGGCATACTGATTAACCTTTCCGCGCTGCTTGCTTTTACGGAAGTTGCAGGAATTCACTATGTAGCATCCGAATTTCTGGCAATATTGATTGCATTTACATTTAATTACCTAGGAAGCATAAATTACGTATGGCGCGAAGCCGGATAG